The Methylacidimicrobium sp. B4 genome contains a region encoding:
- the tatC gene encoding twin-arginine translocase subunit TatC — translation MLHSSDEKPFLDHLEDLRWTVFKALAALALASVVGFIETKPILRLLLGPLKQAGEDPAKILRFLGVVDPFSVQLQISLLTGIVLSLPAVLYFVGEFLLPALTPTEKRALLPIFSTGAFLFLLGGFFSYAVLLPQTLRFFVQYSHDLGVETQWTLPNYLDFVVQMVVGFGLAFELPLVVVLLTHFGILRAELLRRYRRHAIVVIIVAAACITPTSDPFTLFLLAVPMYLLYEISLWIAIGIERKRGRPISSPGSPPALEPEAEQDKPVP, via the coding sequence ATGCTCCACTCCTCCGACGAGAAGCCCTTCCTCGACCACCTGGAAGATCTGCGCTGGACGGTCTTCAAGGCACTGGCCGCCCTGGCGCTCGCCTCCGTCGTCGGCTTCATCGAAACCAAGCCGATCCTCCGTCTTCTCCTCGGACCGCTCAAGCAAGCGGGAGAAGACCCGGCCAAGATTCTCCGCTTCCTGGGAGTCGTCGATCCCTTCTCGGTGCAGCTCCAAATTAGCCTCCTGACCGGAATCGTCCTCTCCCTGCCCGCCGTCCTCTACTTCGTCGGTGAGTTCCTCCTTCCCGCGCTGACCCCAACCGAAAAGCGGGCGCTCCTTCCCATCTTTTCCACCGGAGCCTTCCTCTTCCTCCTCGGCGGATTCTTTTCCTACGCCGTCCTCCTGCCCCAGACGCTCCGCTTCTTCGTCCAGTACAGCCACGACCTCGGGGTCGAAACCCAGTGGACCCTGCCCAACTACCTCGACTTCGTCGTCCAGATGGTCGTCGGCTTTGGCCTCGCCTTCGAGCTTCCGCTGGTCGTCGTCCTGCTCACCCACTTCGGCATCCTCCGCGCCGAGCTCCTGCGCCGTTACCGCCGCCATGCGATCGTCGTCATCATCGTCGCCGCCGCCTGCATCACCCCCACCTCCGATCCCTTCACCCTCTTCCTCCTGGCGGTTCCGATGTATCTCCTCTACGAGATCTCCCTCTGGATCGCCATCGGTATCGAGCGGAAACGGGGCCGGCCGATCTCCTCTCCCGGGTCGCCGCCCGCGCTCGAGCCCGAAGCCGAGCAGGACAAGCCGGTGCCTTAG
- a CDS encoding aminotransferase class IV — MKRSEPLRMPEGGRSFFPGFGVFETLRVEKGLPQFVEEHWQALGEAAKALGIDRKVDFRRRASGLPPGETGRWRWVVTWEDQWESFARESPSGRVAYSLEPAPQRVGSTNWDARFKTLSYLTHWQARRAVASDEALLCNERGEIASGACSNLFWVCGQSIFTPAPEAGCRAGVVRGWVMGRCKVVEGCFPLATLEEAEEIFLTNSWIGIMPVNRYLGRAFPIGPVVRRLRKELEAALQGTTSSRKTR, encoded by the coding sequence GTGAAGCGCAGCGAACCGTTGCGGATGCCGGAAGGCGGCCGTTCGTTCTTTCCCGGATTCGGTGTCTTTGAAACGCTCCGCGTCGAAAAAGGGCTGCCGCAATTCGTGGAGGAGCACTGGCAGGCTCTCGGGGAAGCGGCCAAGGCTCTCGGCATCGACCGAAAAGTCGATTTTCGGAGGCGGGCGTCCGGCCTGCCTCCCGGGGAAACGGGCCGCTGGCGCTGGGTGGTCACTTGGGAAGACCAGTGGGAGAGCTTTGCCCGGGAGAGTCCCTCCGGCCGGGTTGCCTATTCGCTCGAGCCGGCTCCGCAGCGCGTCGGCTCCACAAACTGGGATGCCCGCTTCAAGACGCTCAGCTACTTGACGCACTGGCAGGCGCGGCGGGCGGTGGCCTCCGACGAGGCGCTCCTCTGCAACGAGAGGGGCGAGATCGCGTCGGGAGCCTGCAGCAATCTCTTCTGGGTCTGCGGGCAGTCGATCTTCACCCCCGCTCCGGAAGCGGGCTGCCGGGCGGGTGTGGTTCGAGGATGGGTCATGGGCCGGTGCAAGGTCGTCGAGGGATGCTTCCCCCTTGCCACGCTCGAGGAAGCGGAGGAGATCTTCTTGACCAACAGCTGGATCGGGATCATGCCGGTCAACCGGTACCTGGGTCGGGCTTTTCCCATCGGCCCCGTCGTCCGGCGGCTGCGCAAGGAGCTCGAAGCGGCGCTGCAGGGCACGACCTCGAGCCGGAAGACCCGCTAA
- a CDS encoding protein-disulfide reductase DsbD, whose product MVHLSTMKRGAWLFGLVALAFCALDPRASRAAESLPAGSRHVEAVLLSETDSLSPGVPVLMAVRLRMEQGWHTYWRNPGDAGSATRIEWKLPEGFRAGPIQWPVPEVISVPPLTSYGYEGEAWLLVSVTPPASLPLGQTMALSAKVSWVECAQSCIPGSADLVLVLPVVAAPGKIDASLRAAFLQARAALPQAPPKTVQATAWVERGKLHLELKSTEKKAAVLESPRFLPVEEGLIVDSAPQTFRLKQFGILLEIPQPAKAKPLPRKLGGLLLAQSTEWKGTRKIAWALEAEPVSAPIGLRVLPVSKELWLILGFAFLGGLILNLMPCVFPVLSLKVLHLVDRGREEGGGSFAHGLAFLVGVVSSFLVLATILLALRAQGAELGWGFQLQSAPFVAFLVVLFFLVSLSLFGVFELGASFGRMGGVADRVRGLWGSFGSGVLATVVASPCTAPFMGVALGFALAQPMWVALLVFGALGLGVAAPVFLLCSFPVLMRLLPRPGRWMEDFKQLLGFPMMAAVIWLLWVYGKLRGIDGVGSLLLALIGVGFGAWLFGRYANPSRILPVRLVAGLVGVLVVGAAIGYLLRDASSRRAEEPWTPYSAARLNELRTEGVPVFLDFTASWCLTCKVNERIALNNPEVRKRFADRGVVWMVADWTNRDPAITQALSELGRSGVPTYALYGPDPQSEPKLLPELLTPRILLDELEKLPSPGPGAPALSSSPQARP is encoded by the coding sequence ATGGTACATCTTTCCACGATGAAGAGAGGAGCTTGGCTTTTCGGGCTGGTCGCCCTGGCGTTCTGTGCGCTCGATCCTCGGGCTTCCCGGGCTGCGGAATCCCTGCCGGCCGGTAGCAGGCATGTGGAAGCGGTTCTGCTTTCGGAGACCGATTCCCTCTCCCCGGGGGTGCCGGTCCTCATGGCGGTTCGTCTCCGCATGGAGCAGGGATGGCACACCTATTGGCGGAATCCCGGGGATGCCGGATCGGCGACGCGGATCGAGTGGAAGCTTCCCGAGGGCTTTCGCGCCGGCCCGATCCAGTGGCCGGTGCCCGAGGTAATCTCGGTTCCTCCCTTGACGAGCTACGGCTACGAGGGAGAAGCGTGGCTCCTGGTCTCCGTGACGCCTCCGGCATCGCTGCCCTTGGGGCAAACCATGGCCCTCTCGGCGAAGGTGAGCTGGGTGGAGTGCGCGCAGAGCTGCATTCCGGGGAGCGCCGATCTCGTGCTCGTCCTTCCGGTCGTGGCGGCTCCGGGGAAGATCGATGCTTCGCTGCGGGCGGCCTTTCTGCAGGCGCGCGCGGCCCTGCCGCAGGCTCCGCCCAAGACGGTGCAGGCGACCGCCTGGGTCGAACGTGGCAAGCTCCACCTCGAGCTGAAGAGCACCGAAAAGAAGGCGGCCGTCCTCGAGTCCCCCCGCTTCCTGCCTGTCGAGGAGGGCCTGATCGTCGACAGCGCACCGCAGACCTTCCGGCTCAAGCAGTTCGGCATCCTTCTCGAGATTCCTCAGCCGGCGAAGGCCAAACCCCTGCCCAGGAAGCTGGGTGGCCTGCTTCTGGCCCAATCGACCGAATGGAAGGGGACGCGGAAGATCGCCTGGGCGCTCGAAGCGGAGCCGGTGTCCGCGCCCATCGGCCTCCGCGTCCTTCCCGTCTCCAAGGAGCTCTGGCTGATCCTCGGCTTTGCCTTTCTCGGCGGGCTGATCCTGAACTTGATGCCCTGCGTCTTCCCCGTCCTTTCGCTCAAGGTCCTGCACCTGGTCGACCGGGGTCGGGAGGAGGGCGGCGGCTCGTTTGCGCATGGGCTTGCCTTTCTGGTTGGAGTCGTTTCGTCCTTCCTCGTTCTGGCGACGATCCTGCTCGCCCTTCGGGCGCAAGGAGCGGAGCTCGGATGGGGCTTTCAGCTCCAATCCGCTCCGTTCGTCGCGTTTCTGGTGGTCCTCTTCTTTCTGGTCTCGTTGAGCCTCTTCGGCGTCTTCGAGCTCGGAGCCTCCTTCGGGAGAATGGGGGGGGTCGCCGATCGGGTTCGGGGCCTCTGGGGGAGCTTTGGCAGCGGGGTGCTGGCCACCGTGGTGGCCAGTCCCTGCACCGCCCCGTTCATGGGGGTGGCACTCGGATTTGCCCTGGCTCAGCCGATGTGGGTCGCCTTGCTGGTCTTCGGCGCCCTGGGGCTGGGGGTCGCTGCTCCCGTCTTTCTCCTGTGCTCCTTTCCCGTGCTGATGCGGCTGTTGCCCCGTCCAGGGCGGTGGATGGAGGATTTCAAGCAGCTCCTGGGGTTTCCGATGATGGCAGCCGTCATCTGGCTTCTCTGGGTCTATGGGAAGCTGCGCGGGATCGACGGTGTGGGCTCTCTCCTCCTCGCCCTCATCGGGGTAGGCTTCGGCGCCTGGCTATTCGGAAGATACGCCAACCCGAGCCGGATCCTGCCGGTCCGGCTGGTCGCGGGCCTGGTCGGGGTGCTCGTAGTGGGTGCTGCCATCGGGTATCTCCTGCGAGATGCGTCGAGCCGAAGAGCCGAGGAGCCTTGGACTCCCTACTCGGCGGCGCGACTCAACGAGCTGCGGACCGAGGGGGTTCCTGTCTTCCTCGATTTTACGGCCTCCTGGTGCTTGACCTGCAAGGTCAACGAGCGGATTGCTCTCAACAACCCGGAAGTCCGCAAGCGCTTTGCCGACCGCGGGGTCGTCTGGATGGTGGCCGATTGGACGAACCGGGATCCGGCGATCACGCAGGCCTTGAGCGAGCTGGGAAGGAGCGGGGTACCGACCTACGCGCTCTACGGACCCGATCCCCAGTCGGAGCCGAAGCTGCTTCCCGAGCTGCTGACCCCACGCATCCTCCTGGACGAGCTTGAGAAGCTTCCGAGCCCGGGCCCCGGGGCACCCGCGCTCTCGTCCTCGCCGCAGGCCCGCCCGTGA
- a CDS encoding excinuclease ABC subunit UvrC produces MSVDRSELEKAVRDFPQAPGVYLFRDRLDRVIYVGKARNLHKRVAQYFHPSRSSAANRKIRAMVDVARRIEFHTVRSEAEAILLEGKLIKDYRPRYNVSFRDDKRFLLVKTNLREPFPRFQITRLRKEDGCRYFGPFASSGALRTTINWMKKIFGLRSCAPLVPGERDYKHCLDRIIKNCCAPCLGTQTQEEYRRRVEAACAFLEGKSREMAEEIRKKMEEAAARLEFERAADLRNLWEDLRQTTRPVKRFLRAYEPALSPSRDLEELAAALGLTTPPPVMECFDISNISTLHKVASMVVFEQGKPARGGYRRYRIRTVAGQDDFASIAEAVRRRYRRVLTEGTRRPDLIVVDGGAGQLSSARRELLALGLTDIPLIGLAKENEEIYRPDQPLPLQLPKESGAIRLLQRLRDEAHRFANAYHQLLLRQRVRESRLDDCPGISRNRKRLLLQTFGSVDRLRKASVDEIARVKGIGRKLAESVSRYLADDRPSG; encoded by the coding sequence ATGAGCGTTGATCGATCCGAGCTCGAAAAGGCGGTGCGCGATTTCCCCCAGGCGCCCGGCGTCTACCTCTTTCGCGATCGGCTCGATCGCGTCATCTACGTGGGGAAGGCGCGCAACCTCCACAAGAGGGTAGCCCAATATTTTCATCCCTCCCGCAGCAGCGCGGCCAACCGGAAGATCCGGGCCATGGTGGACGTTGCCCGTCGCATCGAGTTCCACACGGTCCGCTCGGAAGCCGAGGCGATCCTGCTCGAGGGCAAGCTCATCAAGGACTATCGCCCACGCTACAACGTCAGCTTCCGGGACGATAAGCGCTTCCTCCTGGTGAAGACCAACCTTCGGGAGCCTTTTCCGCGCTTCCAGATCACCCGCCTGCGCAAGGAGGACGGCTGCCGCTACTTCGGCCCCTTTGCCTCCTCGGGAGCGCTACGGACCACGATCAACTGGATGAAGAAGATCTTTGGCCTCCGGTCGTGCGCCCCCCTCGTGCCCGGCGAGCGGGACTACAAGCACTGCCTCGACCGGATCATCAAGAACTGCTGCGCTCCCTGCCTCGGGACGCAGACGCAGGAAGAGTATCGCCGACGGGTCGAGGCCGCCTGCGCCTTCCTCGAGGGCAAATCCCGGGAGATGGCCGAGGAGATCCGCAAGAAGATGGAAGAGGCGGCCGCCCGGTTGGAGTTCGAACGGGCGGCCGACTTGCGGAACCTCTGGGAGGACCTGCGACAGACGACCCGGCCGGTCAAGCGCTTCCTGCGGGCCTACGAGCCCGCCCTCTCTCCCAGCCGGGATTTGGAAGAGCTCGCGGCGGCTCTGGGGCTCACCACTCCCCCGCCCGTCATGGAGTGCTTCGATATCTCGAACATCTCGACCCTCCATAAGGTCGCCTCCATGGTCGTCTTCGAGCAGGGGAAGCCCGCGCGGGGGGGCTATCGGCGCTACCGGATCCGCACCGTGGCCGGCCAAGACGACTTCGCGAGCATCGCCGAAGCGGTGCGCCGGCGCTATCGGCGGGTTTTGACGGAGGGGACGCGCCGCCCCGACCTGATCGTCGTCGACGGAGGAGCGGGCCAACTCTCTTCCGCCCGCCGCGAGCTTCTCGCCCTCGGCTTGACCGACATCCCCCTCATCGGCCTGGCCAAGGAAAACGAGGAGATCTACCGGCCGGATCAGCCGCTCCCGCTCCAGCTTCCGAAGGAATCGGGAGCGATCCGCCTCCTGCAGCGGTTGCGCGACGAAGCGCACCGCTTCGCCAACGCCTACCATCAGCTCCTGCTCCGCCAGCGGGTGCGCGAGAGCCGGCTCGACGACTGCCCCGGAATCAGCCGCAATCGCAAGCGTCTCCTTCTCCAGACCTTTGGCTCGGTCGATCGCCTTCGAAAGGCCTCCGTCGACGAAATCGCCCGAGTGAAGGGCATTGGCCGGAAGCTCGCGGAATCGGTGAGTCGCTACCTCGCCGACGATCGCCCGTCCGGCTAA
- a CDS encoding septal ring lytic transglycosylase RlpA family protein encodes MFANLTFRAAGSLARCGGFRLLSLAVLFGSLGPLAEAKTFPVPAAPALRTKGIASWYAESRFTSTGERYRPGAMTAAHPTLPFGTLVAVRNLKNGKIALVRINDRGPYKKGRIIDLSRAAADRLGMLSDGLALVELRIVRSTPRLFSSATGTLRPVSRRGPVPF; translated from the coding sequence ATGTTTGCAAACCTTACCTTCCGGGCGGCGGGGTCGCTCGCGCGCTGCGGCGGCTTCCGTCTCCTCTCCCTCGCCGTTCTCTTTGGATCGCTCGGGCCCCTCGCGGAGGCCAAGACCTTCCCGGTCCCCGCGGCGCCTGCCTTGCGCACGAAGGGGATTGCTTCCTGGTACGCCGAGTCACGCTTCACCTCCACCGGGGAGCGCTACCGGCCGGGTGCCATGACGGCCGCCCATCCGACCCTTCCCTTCGGCACCCTGGTGGCGGTCCGCAACCTGAAGAACGGGAAGATCGCGCTGGTCCGCATCAATGACCGGGGTCCCTACAAAAAGGGTCGGATCATCGACCTCTCCCGCGCCGCGGCCGACCGCCTCGGCATGCTTTCCGATGGCTTGGCCCTGGTGGAGCTCCGGATCGTCCGCTCCACTCCTCGGCTTTTTTCTTCCGCAACCGGCACCCTCCGCCCGGTTTCGAGGCGGGGGCCGGTTCCGTTCTGA
- a CDS encoding serine hydroxymethyltransferase codes for MKNVLFVCTGNVCRSPMAQGLFQDLVQGRQDIRVESAGIGAVSGIIPSEQAIDVMQEIGIDISAIRSKPLSAELVRRADFIFCMSYAHLDSILLLYPSAAEKTYLLLEFDSDLPLSSREIPDPIGSPIEIYRVCRDQMRQAMPKILSFVLESERTTHPEAGESLRIALGSDHFGLSLKQAARDWLKGSQLAFEDYGTMNELPVDYPDYAERVARALLQGKSSRGLLFCQDGMGMEIAANRIPGIRAVRVALPEEAAAARVRYSANILCLGSNTVHAAELPAILHAWLAAQPDPSGHDRPLRKIELLSKVPARSSLSAPPSSLPAIDPEIHALIERESRRQSENLELIASENFTSRAVREAQGSCLTNKYAEGYPGRRWYGGCENMDEIERLAIERAKELFGAEHANVQPHSGSQANMAVYFSCLQPGDKVLSMDLAHGGHLTHGFKMNFSGRFFHVAHYGVSPEDERIDYDGLAKTAAVHRPRMLVAGASSYPAIIDFAALRQIADSVGALLFVDMAHVAGLVAAGLHPSPVPYADFVTTTTHKTLRGPRGGMILCRAPYAKEIDSQIFPGIQGGPLMHVVAAKAVCLKEALQPEFRSYQNQVLRNARALAESLKRHGYRLVTGTTENHLLLVDLRPQGMSGKEAQELLDRVGITVNKNAIPFDTLPPYQAGGIRLGTPAVTTRGMRENEMFDIGEWIHRALAQRHDPTALEKIREEVLSSTLEFPLPG; via the coding sequence ATGAAGAATGTCCTCTTTGTCTGCACGGGAAATGTCTGTCGGAGCCCCATGGCGCAAGGCTTGTTCCAGGACCTGGTGCAGGGTCGCCAGGATATCCGGGTCGAGTCCGCGGGCATTGGAGCGGTGAGCGGGATCATCCCGAGCGAACAGGCGATCGACGTCATGCAGGAGATCGGCATCGACATCTCGGCAATCCGCAGCAAGCCGCTCTCGGCGGAGCTCGTGCGCCGGGCCGACTTCATCTTCTGCATGAGCTATGCCCATCTCGACTCGATTCTCCTGCTCTATCCCTCGGCCGCCGAGAAGACCTATCTCCTCCTCGAGTTCGATTCCGATCTGCCCCTCTCCTCCCGCGAGATTCCCGATCCGATCGGCAGCCCCATCGAAATCTACCGGGTCTGCCGGGACCAGATGCGCCAAGCGATGCCGAAGATCCTCTCTTTCGTGCTCGAATCGGAGCGCACCACCCACCCGGAAGCGGGCGAGAGCCTGCGGATCGCCTTGGGCTCCGACCACTTCGGCTTGTCCCTGAAGCAGGCGGCGCGCGATTGGCTCAAGGGGAGCCAGCTCGCCTTCGAAGACTATGGCACGATGAACGAGCTTCCCGTCGACTACCCCGACTACGCGGAACGGGTCGCCCGAGCTCTCCTTCAAGGCAAGTCCTCCCGGGGCCTCCTCTTCTGCCAAGATGGGATGGGCATGGAGATCGCGGCCAACCGGATCCCCGGCATCCGGGCAGTGCGCGTTGCCCTCCCGGAGGAAGCGGCTGCCGCTCGGGTCCGCTACTCGGCCAACATCCTCTGCCTGGGGTCCAACACCGTCCATGCCGCCGAGCTCCCGGCCATTCTTCATGCATGGCTCGCCGCCCAACCCGACCCATCGGGACACGACCGGCCGCTTCGGAAGATCGAGCTATTGAGCAAGGTCCCGGCCCGTTCGTCCCTCTCGGCTCCGCCCTCATCGCTGCCGGCCATCGACCCGGAGATCCACGCGCTCATCGAACGGGAGAGCCGAAGGCAGAGCGAGAATCTCGAGCTGATCGCATCCGAGAACTTTACCAGCCGCGCCGTCAGGGAAGCTCAGGGGAGCTGCCTGACCAACAAGTATGCCGAAGGCTATCCCGGCCGGAGATGGTACGGCGGATGCGAGAACATGGACGAGATCGAACGGCTGGCCATCGAACGGGCCAAGGAGCTCTTCGGGGCCGAGCATGCCAACGTCCAACCCCACTCGGGGAGCCAGGCCAACATGGCCGTCTACTTCTCCTGCCTTCAGCCAGGAGACAAGGTCCTGAGCATGGACCTGGCCCACGGCGGGCACCTCACCCACGGCTTCAAGATGAACTTCTCGGGGCGATTCTTCCACGTCGCTCACTATGGGGTCAGCCCGGAGGACGAGCGGATCGACTACGACGGGCTCGCCAAGACTGCGGCGGTCCATCGACCGCGGATGCTCGTCGCCGGGGCCTCTTCCTATCCTGCGATCATCGACTTCGCGGCCCTCCGACAGATCGCCGATTCGGTGGGAGCCCTTCTCTTCGTCGACATGGCCCACGTGGCCGGGCTGGTCGCCGCCGGCCTCCACCCCTCCCCGGTCCCCTACGCCGACTTCGTCACCACGACTACGCACAAGACGCTCCGGGGGCCTCGGGGCGGCATGATCCTCTGCCGGGCACCCTACGCCAAGGAGATCGATTCCCAGATCTTTCCGGGCATCCAGGGTGGGCCCCTCATGCATGTGGTGGCGGCGAAGGCGGTCTGCCTCAAAGAGGCCCTCCAGCCCGAGTTTCGGAGCTACCAGAACCAGGTGTTGCGCAATGCGAGGGCCCTGGCCGAGTCGCTCAAGCGCCATGGCTACCGCCTCGTCACAGGCACCACCGAGAACCATCTTCTCCTGGTCGACCTCCGCCCACAAGGGATGTCGGGGAAGGAGGCCCAGGAGCTGCTCGATCGCGTCGGGATCACCGTGAACAAGAATGCGATCCCCTTCGACACCCTCCCGCCCTACCAGGCGGGCGGCATCCGCCTCGGAACCCCGGCGGTGACCACCCGCGGCATGCGGGAAAACGAGATGTTCGACATCGGCGAATGGATCCACCGCGCGCTCGCCCAGCGGCACGATCCGACCGCCCTCGAGAAGATTCGCGAAGAGGTCTTGTCCTCCACCCTGGAGTTTCCGCTCCCGGGATAG
- the dnaX gene encoding DNA polymerase III subunit gamma/tau, whose product MAYEVFARKYRPRSFAEIIGQPHIVRTLAGAIRQGRVAQAYLFAGPRGTGKTSTARILAKALECTGGPRVDFDPSDPICLEIDAGRSLDVLEIDGASNNGVEQVRELRESARFAPAQCRFKIYVIDEVHMLTQAAFNALLKTLEEPPAHVKFIFATTEPQKVPATVLSRCQRFDFRRISEREIAGHLSSLCAAEGLTADPKALALLARNAEGSLRDAEGSLDQLVGFYGGELSEKVVLEMFGMAGTGPISKLAQRITEGAAGEALRLLRGLLESGKEAMVLSRELVHLFRNVAVYQAAPALIQEELPASELAEVEALARTISPDMTLSLLEDLTQWEGRLRSAANRNLLLEIGVLELTHHKEKVSLERLLRELSPSTPRSAPADLAKVPSAPKGCAPVSPEPTLPPALSAVPTPKAEALVEPGSPGAASALPASAATPAPPEEAWRQAVDRFVQKRPLEAESIQKSRFLEKRGAIIEIALPKDFRQKASYFTDPQNLPILEDSLRELLGEPVTVEFLLIDPPVVPEQKKRPEPSAKKEKSVGPQEPVTEEAFRNDPLIQEALRVFEARIVSATPPQPKTI is encoded by the coding sequence ATGGCCTACGAAGTCTTTGCCAGGAAGTACCGGCCGCGCAGCTTTGCGGAGATCATCGGTCAGCCGCACATCGTGCGGACGCTCGCCGGAGCGATCCGGCAGGGGCGCGTCGCCCAGGCTTATCTGTTCGCCGGACCCCGGGGGACCGGCAAGACCTCGACCGCTCGCATCCTCGCAAAAGCCCTCGAGTGCACGGGCGGTCCGCGCGTCGATTTCGATCCCTCCGATCCGATCTGCTTGGAGATCGATGCCGGCCGCTCCCTCGATGTCCTCGAGATCGACGGAGCCTCCAACAACGGGGTCGAGCAGGTGCGCGAGCTCCGGGAGAGCGCCCGTTTCGCCCCCGCCCAGTGCCGGTTCAAGATCTACGTCATCGACGAGGTCCACATGCTCACCCAGGCGGCGTTCAATGCCCTCCTCAAGACCCTCGAGGAACCGCCGGCCCACGTGAAGTTCATCTTTGCCACGACCGAGCCGCAAAAGGTTCCGGCCACCGTTCTCTCCCGATGCCAGCGGTTCGATTTCCGACGGATTTCCGAAAGGGAGATCGCCGGCCATTTGTCCTCGCTCTGTGCCGCCGAGGGCCTCACCGCGGATCCAAAGGCGCTCGCCCTGCTCGCGAGGAACGCGGAGGGCTCTCTCCGAGATGCGGAAGGATCCCTTGACCAGCTCGTCGGCTTTTACGGCGGCGAGCTTTCCGAGAAGGTCGTCCTCGAAATGTTCGGCATGGCCGGAACCGGCCCGATCTCGAAGCTTGCCCAACGGATCACCGAAGGGGCAGCCGGTGAAGCGCTCCGGCTGCTGCGCGGGCTGCTCGAATCCGGGAAGGAGGCGATGGTCCTCTCCCGGGAGCTCGTCCACCTCTTCCGGAACGTCGCCGTCTACCAGGCTGCACCTGCCCTCATCCAGGAAGAGCTTCCGGCCTCGGAGCTCGCGGAGGTCGAAGCATTGGCCAGGACCATTTCCCCCGACATGACGCTCTCCCTTCTGGAAGACCTCACCCAATGGGAAGGGCGCCTGCGCTCGGCGGCCAATCGCAACCTCCTGCTGGAAATCGGCGTCCTCGAGCTGACCCATCACAAGGAGAAGGTTTCCCTCGAACGGCTTCTTCGCGAGCTCTCCCCTTCCACTCCCCGGTCGGCCCCCGCCGATCTCGCGAAAGTCCCCTCCGCCCCGAAGGGATGCGCACCCGTTTCCCCAGAGCCGACTCTTCCGCCCGCTCTCTCCGCTGTTCCGACCCCGAAAGCGGAGGCCCTCGTGGAACCCGGGTCTCCGGGAGCGGCCTCGGCTCTCCCGGCATCGGCTGCCACCCCCGCCCCCCCGGAGGAAGCGTGGCGGCAGGCGGTCGACCGTTTCGTCCAGAAACGGCCCCTGGAGGCGGAATCGATCCAGAAGAGCCGTTTCCTCGAGAAACGGGGAGCGATCATCGAGATCGCCCTTCCCAAGGACTTCCGCCAGAAGGCCTCGTACTTCACCGATCCCCAGAACCTTCCGATCCTGGAAGATTCCCTCCGGGAGCTCCTTGGTGAACCGGTGACCGTCGAGTTCCTGCTGATCGATCCTCCGGTTGTGCCGGAACAGAAGAAGCGCCCGGAGCCGTCGGCAAAGAAGGAGAAGAGCGTCGGTCCGCAGGAGCCGGTCACCGAGGAAGCATTTCGCAACGACCCGCTCATTCAGGAGGCGCTGCGGGTCTTTGAAGCACGGATCGTTTCCGCAACCCCCCCTCAACCCAAGACGATATGA
- a CDS encoding YbaB/EbfC family nucleoid-associated protein, whose amino-acid sequence MNLNKMLKQARELQERAQKLQEDLASRRFAVEGAGGKLRAVASGGGELLDLSIAPELVAEGDAQMLSELILATVREALDQARQASASEMQKLGAGFGMPGMP is encoded by the coding sequence ATGAACCTGAACAAGATGCTCAAGCAGGCCCGAGAGCTACAGGAGCGGGCCCAGAAGTTGCAGGAAGATCTCGCCTCCCGGCGCTTCGCCGTCGAGGGAGCCGGCGGAAAGCTCCGCGCGGTCGCCAGCGGCGGAGGCGAGCTCCTTGATCTCTCGATCGCTCCTGAGCTCGTCGCCGAAGGGGATGCCCAGATGCTCTCCGAGCTCATCCTGGCCACCGTCCGGGAGGCTCTCGACCAAGCTCGCCAGGCGAGCGCATCGGAAATGCAAAAGCTGGGAGCCGGCTTCGGCATGCCGGGCATGCCCTGA
- the recR gene encoding recombination mediator RecR yields the protein MADYPPTVRELLAALRELPSIGPRSAERLVLFLLEETKGTKERLARTLQAAGTRVHPCARCGFYAEEELCELCRDPIRDPLLWCVVASAGDVLRIERASAFRGLYHVLGRKLSPLEGIGPEELPTSHLLARIEREHPREIILALGTDAEGEATALYLGQILKKTGARISSLATGLPAGGGLEFADSVTLSYALAGRREL from the coding sequence ATGGCCGATTATCCCCCGACCGTTCGCGAGCTGCTGGCCGCCTTGCGCGAGCTGCCCTCGATCGGTCCTCGTTCCGCAGAGCGGCTCGTCCTCTTCCTGCTGGAAGAGACCAAGGGGACCAAGGAGCGTCTCGCTCGCACCCTCCAGGCGGCGGGGACGCGGGTGCATCCCTGCGCGCGATGCGGCTTTTATGCGGAGGAAGAGCTCTGCGAGCTCTGCCGCGACCCGATCCGCGATCCGCTACTCTGGTGCGTGGTCGCCTCCGCTGGGGATGTCCTTCGCATCGAGCGGGCCTCGGCCTTCCGCGGCCTCTACCACGTCCTCGGCCGCAAGCTTTCCCCACTGGAAGGGATTGGGCCCGAAGAGCTCCCGACCAGCCATCTTCTGGCCCGCATCGAGCGGGAACATCCCCGGGAGATCATCCTCGCCCTCGGCACCGACGCCGAAGGAGAGGCGACGGCGCTTTACCTGGGTCAGATCCTCAAGAAGACGGGCGCCCGAATTTCGAGCCTGGCCACAGGCCTCCCCGCCGGAGGCGGACTCGAGTTTGCCGACAGCGTCACGCTCAGCTACGCGCTGGCGGGACGTCGCGAGTTGTAG